The Rhodohalobacter sp. SW132 genome has a segment encoding these proteins:
- the ftsE gene encoding cell division ATP-binding protein FtsE, protein MTENSVIDLNNVTVAFNGTTVLENINFSLDVGEFCYVIGKTGAGKSSFLKLLYRDVLPTRGVVRVADYEVSNLPDNKVPFLRRRLGIVFQDFQLLPDRNIYENVAFALRVTGQKNRYIKQRVLEVLGLVGLSHKRKAMPADLSGGEQQRVVIARALANEPRILLADEPTGNLDPEVSASIMELLKTINNRGMSVLMVTHDYEVVRRFPYRTVQIKDGGLEDIKVI, encoded by the coding sequence ATGACAGAAAACAGTGTTATTGATTTAAATAACGTTACGGTAGCCTTCAACGGAACAACAGTGCTCGAAAATATCAACTTCTCATTGGACGTGGGTGAATTTTGTTACGTAATCGGTAAGACCGGAGCAGGAAAAAGTTCCTTTTTAAAACTTCTCTACAGAGATGTACTGCCCACCCGGGGAGTTGTGAGAGTTGCCGACTATGAAGTTTCAAATTTACCTGATAACAAAGTCCCTTTTCTCAGAAGACGCCTCGGCATCGTATTCCAGGATTTTCAGCTGCTTCCGGATAGAAATATTTACGAAAATGTAGCCTTTGCCCTTCGCGTTACAGGCCAGAAAAATCGTTACATCAAACAGCGTGTGTTAGAAGTTCTTGGCCTCGTTGGGCTCAGCCATAAACGAAAAGCAATGCCGGCTGATCTATCCGGCGGAGAACAACAGCGCGTGGTTATTGCAAGAGCACTGGCCAATGAACCGCGGATTCTGCTCGCTGACGAACCAACCGGTAACCTCGATCCCGAAGTGAGTGCCTCCATCATGGAACTACTAAAAACTATCAATAATCGCGGAATGTCCGTATTGATGGTAACGCATGATTATGAAGTTGTTCGGAGGTTTCCATATCGAACGGTGCAGATTAAGGATGGCGGACTGGAAGATATTAAAGTAATCTGA
- the recD gene encoding exodeoxyribonuclease V subunit alpha, producing MSKGNKQTPTLFDQPENSGAKRKEISLKEIFQRHELELIRYLESEYGELSEDEKIAVALTSLFVRDGHVCMPADRSVEELIQITEPEKREYQNLNPGKLDLLHSKIIGKPGSGKPFTLIDNRLYIHRFYKQEQNLKSWIQQKSRSETGFSVSDSVKAELDRLFPAEGKSVNWQKTAAALSLFKSFLIVSGGPGTGKTTTVARMLTLLQRTSEKPLRIALAAPTGKAAGRMGEALFGELQNLNLTDEQLRSFPSEAQTIHRLLRSVEEHGLLPPVRRKMLRYDIVIVDEASMIDLSLITRLIRHLDEGTRLILLGDKDQLASVEAGSVFADLCRKKENTFNPETEDLLKNLGIPLADQIPSSSKIDDSIVYLTKSYRFDENSGIGQLAASVNRGIDSVQSTEDLFHSFDDIRFNSFQNRKNDFGKLTADIRDKVQSVQKIDTPEEALEFWKKSVWLTALRRGLSGSERLNRLAEQAVASARVVKMQKGWFHGRPIIISRNNYDLGVFNGDHGVCILQDDGNYRVFVQSGSGIKKIKPEQLTHFAPAYFLTVHKSQGSEFSQVNFLLPVKDTPILTRELLYTAITRAKKGFSLYGELELFIKASNRETERFSGL from the coding sequence ATGAGTAAAGGGAATAAGCAAACGCCAACTCTGTTTGATCAGCCTGAGAATTCAGGTGCGAAGAGAAAAGAAATTTCTCTTAAAGAGATTTTTCAGCGCCATGAACTGGAATTGATTCGATACCTGGAATCAGAATATGGCGAACTCTCAGAAGATGAAAAAATTGCGGTGGCGCTCACGTCTCTTTTTGTCAGAGATGGTCATGTTTGCATGCCGGCTGACCGAAGCGTGGAGGAGCTGATACAAATTACAGAACCGGAAAAACGGGAATATCAAAACCTGAATCCCGGGAAACTGGATCTGTTACATAGCAAAATTATTGGGAAACCGGGCTCGGGTAAGCCGTTTACACTCATTGATAACAGGCTATACATACACAGATTTTATAAACAGGAACAGAATTTAAAATCGTGGATTCAACAAAAAAGCCGCTCAGAAACCGGTTTTTCAGTTTCCGATTCGGTAAAAGCGGAGCTGGATCGTCTTTTCCCGGCTGAAGGCAAGAGTGTCAACTGGCAAAAAACGGCAGCAGCACTTTCACTTTTTAAATCCTTTTTGATTGTATCCGGCGGCCCCGGGACCGGAAAAACCACGACTGTTGCACGAATGCTAACCCTTTTGCAGCGAACATCAGAAAAACCACTTCGTATTGCCCTCGCAGCACCAACCGGAAAAGCTGCGGGCAGAATGGGCGAAGCGCTGTTTGGGGAGCTTCAAAATTTGAACCTGACAGACGAACAGCTCCGTTCTTTTCCCTCTGAAGCACAGACCATTCACCGGCTGCTGAGATCAGTGGAGGAGCATGGATTGCTTCCGCCGGTTCGCCGGAAAATGCTCCGGTATGATATCGTAATCGTGGATGAAGCTTCAATGATTGACCTTTCCCTGATCACCCGACTGATTCGTCACCTCGATGAAGGGACGCGCCTGATTCTGCTTGGTGATAAAGATCAGCTTGCTTCGGTGGAAGCCGGATCTGTATTTGCTGATTTGTGCCGAAAAAAGGAAAACACGTTTAATCCTGAAACCGAAGATCTGCTGAAAAATCTGGGTATTCCGTTAGCAGATCAAATTCCATCATCCAGTAAAATTGATGACTCAATTGTATATCTGACCAAAAGTTATCGATTTGATGAAAACAGCGGTATCGGGCAATTGGCCGCTTCAGTAAACCGGGGGATAGATTCGGTTCAAAGCACCGAGGATTTGTTTCACTCGTTTGATGATATCCGATTCAATTCGTTTCAAAACCGGAAAAATGATTTCGGGAAACTTACCGCTGATATTCGTGATAAGGTTCAAAGTGTACAAAAAATTGATACCCCCGAAGAGGCCCTTGAATTTTGGAAAAAGTCCGTTTGGCTGACAGCCCTGAGGCGAGGACTATCGGGTTCAGAGCGGCTGAACCGGCTTGCCGAGCAGGCAGTAGCGTCCGCACGGGTTGTGAAAATGCAAAAAGGGTGGTTTCATGGGAGGCCAATCATCATCTCCCGAAATAATTATGATCTGGGTGTTTTTAATGGGGATCATGGCGTATGCATTCTTCAGGATGATGGAAATTACCGAGTATTTGTGCAGTCGGGATCCGGAATCAAAAAAATCAAACCGGAACAGCTGACTCATTTTGCCCCGGCCTATTTTTTAACGGTACATAAAAGCCAGGGATCAGAGTTTAGTCAGGTGAACTTTTTGCTGCCGGTTAAAGACACGCCGATACTCACCAGGGAGCTTTTGTACACCGCGATTACCCGGGCCAAAAAAGGGTTTTCCTTATACGGGGAATTAGAATTGTTTATCAAGGCGTCAAACCGTGAGACAGAGAGATTTTCCGGATTATAG